The Emticicia oligotrophica DSM 17448 genome includes the window ATTTTGGCAAAAATTTTGGACGTATTCGTTTGGGAAAGTAGTTTTCGGTGAAGATATGGTTAATGATAAAAATATACAAAAAATAACTAAGCGTAACACCCATTCTGCTGCAATTTTCCAAAAAATCTGCAATTTTAAAATCAAAATTAACACAACTAAATAACTAATCATTTCTATAGTTGTTGTTTTAGACATTTGGGTTGTGCCAAGAGTTTGTTGTAGGTCTTTCCAAGAATAGGCAAAAGCGTCGTTTCTCAAAGGAACTGATGTAGTATGAAAATAGAGGGATAAAATACAAAGGATAGAAAAGAAATACACAAAAGTCCATAAACAAATAATTTTGACTTTTTTTTGAGAAATAAACATTATTAAAAAGACTAAAAAGGCAATAAAAGGAATAGACTTTAAGAAAAAATATGAGTCTTCAACGAATGCTGCCAATAATACATGGCGGTACTCAGAAATAGGTATAAATACTGGGAAATTCAAGATTATTTCTATAATACGTAGTACTAATATGGTTATTCCCCAGGAAATAATATAACGGCCTGAAAGTTCGAAAACCAAGGAGGAATGTATCGCATTAGGCAAGGGTTTATAAAGTATTTTGGTTTTCATGTCTGAATATCTTTTTTTCTAATTGATCAGATAAGCTCTTTAAATATTTTATGCTAAAACAACACAGAATATGAAACTTCAAGTGTAGCTTGGATGCCACTGTATTGAGCTTGTTTTATGATTGAAAAATTAGTTTTGAGAATGTGTATATTATGGATGTTTTTGGAAAAAAGAATCCCAGCATTTGATGAATCAACATGTGCTGAATTGAACAGATAAAGGTCGCTGATTGTATAAAAACCTTTACCAACATAGCATGAAAAATAATCATTGCTTTTGGCAAAATAATAATTTGTGGTTAAGCGAAAACTTGGTGAGAGAGAATGACTATTTGGAACAAGGTAAGTTCTTAGATTAAAAAAGTAATTTCCCATATATTTACCCAAGGCAGCAGTGTATATCCAAACTTTACTCTGAAATCTGAGTAATCTAAAGCCGGCTTCTATTTCATAACCTTTTAGTAAATTGGCATATAGACTAGTTCCTAATCGATAATTAGGGAATACTGGATATTGTTTGCTCAAACCCCAATTAATGTAACCATTTAGTCCCTTTTTGATTTGTGGATAGGCTTCGATTTCTATTTGATTGCCTGTATTACCAAATCGTGTTGCATTTTGCCACCTAATTAGAAAGGTGCCGTAATTGGTCGTATGGCTGTATGTGAGTGTACGTATATGCCATGGTTGTTGATTCGAAGTCTCTTGATATCTTTTATGAAAATGCCAATAATCATAACTAAAAGAGAGTTTACTTTTGAATAAGTTCGTGTCTATTTTAGCTCTTAAAAACTTAGTTTCTGGTGAAATTGACAATCCTTTTATCAGTAGCTTCGCTTCCAGATACTTGTTTAGTTTAATTAATATTTTGATTTTTTTTAATAAAAAAAATCATTCTTGGGATAAAAAACTAAAAATTGTTCACACAATTGTAGGGCTTCAGTGTAGTTATTATGCCAATACTCAAGGTCAATATAAGCCTTTGCAACTTCAATGTTTAGAGAATCGTGCTGGAGCAGTTTTATAAATTGTATTCGTGCTAACGATACGCTATCTACCCAAGTGTAAACACGCCCTAAAAAAAGCTCTACTTCGAAGCTGTTTTTTTCTATTGCTTTACATAACTCTATTGCTTTTCGATAGTCTTTTTTCTCAAATGCCTCTTGTCGTGCAAGTGTAAAAAGGCTATCTACATTTTGGGCGTTTGCCCAATTGAAGTTCATAAAAATGAATAATAATATAAATGTCTTTTTTTTCATGGCTTGTTTATTTCTTATTTTCAAAACCTTTTCTTTGCATATCGCCCCAAGTATTTTTTTGACTCATTAACTGTGCGTAATTGCCTTCAATAGAAAACCAAGTAATCAATGGGTGATAAACAAAAGGTTCAATGAGAGCACAACCAATGAGTTTAACTAAATCTTTTAATTGATATTGATGGAATATTTGCTCTTCAATGTAAAGTGCCCACAGTGAAAACATCCAAGAATATACACATACACAAGCCAATAATGATAAAAAATACATCCAATTAATAACTCCAAACAACAAAAGGAAAGGGAATAATAATATTCCGAAAAATTCAATAATTGAAGCCGCCCATTCGAATATTACCCAAAACGTAAAGCTGATTGTACCTATGAAACTATATTCTGGATTGAGGAACATGATTTTATGAGCTTTTAATGACTGTATCATACCACGTGTCCAACGTTTACGTTGTTTTCCCAGTAATTGAATTGATTCTGGCGTTTCTGTCCAACACAATAAATCTGGAGAATATACGACTGTATAAAGACTGCCAGTTTCTTCCATATATCGTCTCATTCTTATCACAAGTTCCATATCTTCACCTATAGTGTTGGTGCTGTAACCGCCAGCTTTTATAAGTATCTCTTTATCAAAAAGTCCAAAAGCTCCCGAAATAATCAATAAACCATTAAGCTTAGACCACGCCAATCTGCCCAACAAGAATGAGCGACTATATTCTAATACTTGCATCTTTGCCAAAAGACCCTTGGGTAGATTAACTTCCGTTATTTTTCCAAATTGAAACTTACATGAATTAGCAACTCTTATTACCCCACCAGCAGCAATTACTTTTCTATCGGTTTCTTCCATAAATAACTTACTCATTTTGAGCAGTGAATCTTGTTCGAGAATACAATCAACATCGATACAACAAACAATTTCGTACTGAGCCAAATTAATACCTGCATTCAGAGCATCAGATTTTCCACCATTTTCTTTGTCAATAACAGTTAGTTTACTAAATATTTTGCTTTTTGACTGATATACATTTTTTATTGGTTGGGTTTGAAATTTACCCAGTAGTGGTGTATAAGGAATACGTTCCAATTCATAGGCTTTAATTAGTTTTTCAAGAGAGTCATCTTTACTTCCATCATTAATAATAATGATTTCATATTTTAGGTAGTGCAGTGACAACAACGACCGGACATTTTCTACAATTGTAAGACCCTCGTTGTAAGCAGGTGCAATAATAGATATACTCGGTGCTAATTCAGAACTCAAAATATCTTCATAAGCTGCATAAATATTTTTAGCTTTATAATATTTAGCCATTTTTGTAGCAATGGTAGCGATTGCTACATAGAGTATCGAAAGGGCAATAAAGATGATGGTAAAAACTATATATACCCACTGAATTATTGTTTCCATAAAACTCTAGTTAGATTTATTATTTACTTTCTTCCATTACCTGTAAAATCATAGCCTGTTGATTACTGAAATATAGGCCAGCAAAATTGAAGAATCTGGAATCATCATTAAAGACTTTTTTAATGACTCTCAATCCTAAAAGAAATAATTCATCATCGGTCCATAAATAATTATCATATAGAAAATCACGTAAAAAAATAATATCTTTCAGTGTTCCAAACTCTTCAAAAAAATATAGAATGGATAATTGTACTTCCTTATTATTGGTTGTAGAAAGTGCTTTTATCTGGTCAGTGAAAGTAGGAATCTTTAAGTATATTAAAACTTCGATAGCTGCTTGTATGCGTAAAGGGTGTTCATTGATAGATAAAAGTCCAACTATTTTGTTTATTAGATGTGTTTGATTAAAAATGGCAGTTAGCCTAATTGCAAAACATGCTACACTTATGTTGGCTAAGTAGAACCATTGTGAAAAGTCAGGCAACTTTACATTTACTCTTTCCTTCAAAATCTTAATTATTTGCATTTGTTGCCAATCAGAAATTGGGTATTCTAATATTTCCAATAAAGTTAATCCCTCTGTCCCTTTTAATTTAAGCATTGCAAAGAAGGCTTCTATACGTACTAGATGGTGTGGATTATTGACCAATAACTCTATTTCAGAAATGTATGTTTGGTCATCCATACCTACTAATTCTTTGATACCTTCGATCTGAATTGCCCAATTTTTATCATTTAATTTTTTTGCAGATACCTGGCTTAATGAAAGTTCTTTGTACAGATATTCTAATCTTAAGGTTGGTAAATCATTTAGCGTTTGTTTAATTTTAAATAAAATTTCAATTATTGTTTGGTTATGTTCCTTTGATTTTTTTATGATGCTTTTCAAAGTATCTACCGAATACAAACTGTAGTTCCTAAAAAGAAAATTAGTAATGTGAAATCTAATTTCTTCAACACTTAGAGTTTTTGTTTTATTCTGTTTAAACCTTTTATGATGTGCTAAAAATATTACTATTAAAAAAGAGGTGAAACTTAAAAAAAACAAAAAGTTAGTGCCCAAACTATTTCAATGGGTAAAGGTTCTTGAATGGAACCACGAAATAAAAATTGAGTATCCATGGCAATTATTAATAAAGATTTGGAAGATAATCGTATGATTCCACCGTTAATTAATTTAGGAAGAAAAACAAACCTATTTTCATCTTAAATTCAAACCCATCTTGAAATTTATCATATCACATTTCTGGTAGCTAATTCTACGAAAAAGTCAAGTTTTGATTTATTAATAGGGCTTTTTGAGTTTTTACTTGTAGTGCTTCAATTGAAAATGGTCTTACTAAATAGTCGCATTTAGGATCAGATTGCGGAATTTGTGACAGTAGTCTATTTTCTGTAAATGATAATAAAATAAATGGAGTATTTTTTAAGAGTTGATGTCGTAAAGTGTTTAAAAGTTCAACTCCTCCGTAGAATGAAAGTATCATATTACAAATAATTAAATCATAATCATGGTCTTTGATTTGCTGGCAAAAATCGTAACCTTCCGAAATGTGATGTACTTCATACTTATCTTTTAAAGATGCTATCAACAATTGAGCAATCATAATATCGCTTTCTACGATTAATATAGTGGGTTGTGGATTTTCGTTTTTCATGATCAATTTCAGTTTAAATAGTAAGTTTTTATGAATGATAAGTGAAATTCAAGTAATGTTCTTACTGTCCTTAAAGGCTAGTTTAGGTTATTATCCGAAATGACTGGGAGTAATTTATGAAAAATATGCATAAATAAAATATGCGACTCTTTCCCTAAATTTAGATGATTATGGGTCAATTGTTGCCAAAAGATTTTAGTCTCATTTTTTAGTTCAAAAAATATTGGTGTACTTCGTTTGAGCTTCGTTTTTATATATTCATATTGTTGCAAACTAATGTATTTTAAGAGCATTTCTTGAGCTAAAGCAAGAACTACAACAGATTCATTTAAGCGAGGGTGTACATTAATAATATGTTCTTCATCGTTCCAGGATGCCCAAATACCACTTGATGAAACGACCAAGCGAAAGTATTGATTATCAATTTCTGGTGAAAAAATCCATTTAAAAGTACGCCTTTTTAACTTTGATTTTAAAGCAAGTAAATAGCAATTTTTATGGAGTGGTATTAGGTATCCTATTCCTTGAAGATTATTACTTGAAAAATTAATTACACCTTCACTCTCGTATTTACTACAACTCGTTTGAAACCGATAAGATAGGATTGTTAAAGCCCCAGTTATTGA containing:
- a CDS encoding YaiO family outer membrane beta-barrel protein — translated: MSISPETKFLRAKIDTNLFKSKLSFSYDYWHFHKRYQETSNQQPWHIRTLTYSHTTNYGTFLIRWQNATRFGNTGNQIEIEAYPQIKKGLNGYINWGLSKQYPVFPNYRLGTSLYANLLKGYEIEAGFRLLRFQSKVWIYTAALGKYMGNYFFNLRTYLVPNSHSLSPSFRLTTNYYFAKSNDYFSCYVGKGFYTISDLYLFNSAHVDSSNAGILFSKNIHNIHILKTNFSIIKQAQYSGIQATLEVSYSVLF
- a CDS encoding glycosyltransferase family 2 protein, with the translated sequence METIIQWVYIVFTIIFIALSILYVAIATIATKMAKYYKAKNIYAAYEDILSSELAPSISIIAPAYNEGLTIVENVRSLLSLHYLKYEIIIINDGSKDDSLEKLIKAYELERIPYTPLLGKFQTQPIKNVYQSKSKIFSKLTVIDKENGGKSDALNAGINLAQYEIVCCIDVDCILEQDSLLKMSKLFMEETDRKVIAAGGVIRVANSCKFQFGKITEVNLPKGLLAKMQVLEYSRSFLLGRLAWSKLNGLLIISGAFGLFDKEILIKAGGYSTNTIGEDMELVIRMRRYMEETGSLYTVVYSPDLLCWTETPESIQLLGKQRKRWTRGMIQSLKAHKIMFLNPEYSFIGTISFTFWVIFEWAASIIEFFGILLFPFLLLFGVINWMYFLSLLACVCVYSWMFSLWALYIEEQIFHQYQLKDLVKLIGCALIEPFVYHPLITWFSIEGNYAQLMSQKNTWGDMQRKGFENKK
- a CDS encoding response regulator, with translation MKNENPQPTILIVESDIMIAQLLIASLKDKYEVHHISEGYDFCQQIKDHDYDLIICNMILSFYGGVELLNTLRHQLLKNTPFILLSFTENRLLSQIPQSDPKCDYLVRPFSIEALQVKTQKALLINQNLTFS